Proteins from one Chitinophaga oryzae genomic window:
- a CDS encoding DUF5977 domain-containing protein codes for MKKAVFVFIVVFCVVARLAAQQASLPVDVSRLEFKARQSLPVAPEAAQLGKYGNVPVSLFTGTPQISIPLYAFKGQQLELPVSLGYNNSGFKPGEVATWVGMGWSLNAGGVITRGVMGNPDIPENYYNNGPLVVPSSSDVFAYQDFLRQMKMEVRDLQPDVYYYNFAGRAGKFMVLPDKSIVKKERDNLTIRFNYPDEFIITDENGTVFRFADPERTTMDLMDDAEPDAPPRRYYQYNSSWYLTSMMAPNAMESLNFTYQTTAEGAITEEISRNKSVTLSIIRTQVQPPQSGYEEQLSSFTASPPFIRAQRKFLTGISYQRNGIQVGSIQLESVEDRPDSNFPHDRLLKKINIYATLNGADKLVKQYSLGYGFFQNPGNTYSKKRLHLDTLAEVAPVAPVAGVAAPPPYLFTYYEMDSNMPERFTASLDHWGYYNASGNTSLVPNITFPNGRVVGNGANREPRFEGAVQGVLSRITYPTGGYTTFTYEDHEALLSDDSSSRKVGGLRIREITDYSYVNKKGTVKRYEYLQENGRTSGRSDNNFPRYDVTTTMHRWPPPIVNPGTEDQGTANYTVSANAVYGMGSVQGSPIGYNRVTEYQFDFNNSQPLGKTVYQYHIESINQFDDHLGNGDLEKKSVYDNKGNLLSELTNTYVYQIIGNVPQTRVKVKDAQDNLIQWCKKQDANGLFTYEGRGTWKSMSDCIDTRTYYKILYADGYAIWAQQKQLVQQQEKTYDQLTGAYLTSVRKMVYGSDKHTFPTQITDQTTNNEELVTVKKYAGDYTGVNGSTAGILALVNAGMPGTEIERIQYRQNAGGANKKLISGLLTYYDNYLPVQTFRLEAANAPGTWTTSSWSGNNLVTDSRYKPLATFRYSFGQVVEQSKDKDAVQSFVRDYPDRYPTMAAMNAGINEIAYTGFETDGLYGGSWVNTGGLFDATLAHTGKRSLKFPASASVQCTLGSAVARPMIVSYWSRGGALTVTQNSATSIPLSATGITRNGWTLYLHRLSGTTSVVRLGGANVWVDDIRIYPADAQVTSYSYEPGVGITSTTSPDNITTFYEYDGLNRLMNIRDDKGNILQNFVYNYGPGAPMTPGTPTLFYNVEASRAFVKNDCTQGEPTTVTYAVKYGSYISAVSQADADAKATAEINAKGQAYANAQGKCLFYNVYRYQNFFKNDCAPDIGKIYKYEVPARKWSSPVSQAAADQLAQDDIDANGQAAANKYGSCACSGEGKKFINGVCETGTMYYLSSVPENGQYRCTYEYQFSDGTTSGTYTKLSPTNCVNP; via the coding sequence ATGAAGAAAGCTGTTTTCGTTTTCATTGTTGTTTTTTGTGTTGTTGCCCGTCTTGCGGCGCAACAGGCGTCGTTGCCAGTGGATGTGTCCCGGCTGGAGTTCAAAGCGCGCCAGTCATTGCCGGTAGCGCCTGAGGCGGCGCAGCTGGGGAAATATGGTAACGTGCCTGTGAGTTTATTTACCGGTACTCCGCAGATCAGTATTCCGCTGTATGCGTTCAAAGGGCAGCAGCTGGAATTGCCTGTAAGCCTCGGTTATAATAACAGCGGGTTTAAGCCGGGAGAAGTGGCCACCTGGGTAGGAATGGGCTGGTCTCTGAATGCCGGTGGTGTGATCACGCGAGGGGTGATGGGTAATCCCGACATCCCGGAGAACTATTATAATAACGGCCCGCTGGTAGTGCCGTCCAGTTCCGATGTATTTGCGTACCAGGATTTCCTGCGACAGATGAAGATGGAAGTGCGCGACCTGCAACCGGATGTTTACTATTATAATTTCGCTGGCAGAGCGGGGAAATTTATGGTATTGCCGGATAAAAGCATCGTAAAAAAGGAGCGGGATAATCTCACGATTCGTTTTAACTATCCGGATGAGTTTATTATTACCGATGAAAACGGAACGGTCTTCCGGTTTGCCGATCCGGAAAGGACGACGATGGACCTCATGGACGATGCCGAGCCGGATGCGCCGCCGCGCAGATATTATCAATACAATTCCAGCTGGTACCTGACCAGTATGATGGCCCCAAATGCTATGGAGAGCCTTAATTTTACCTATCAGACAACAGCTGAAGGGGCCATCACGGAAGAAATCTCCAGGAACAAATCGGTGACACTGAGTATTATCCGGACGCAGGTACAGCCGCCGCAATCGGGATATGAGGAGCAGTTGAGCAGCTTTACCGCTTCGCCGCCTTTCATTAGGGCCCAGCGTAAATTTTTGACGGGCATCAGCTATCAAAGAAATGGTATCCAGGTGGGAAGCATTCAGCTGGAGTCTGTGGAAGACCGACCGGATTCGAATTTCCCGCATGACAGGCTGCTGAAAAAAATCAATATTTATGCAACACTGAACGGTGCTGATAAGCTGGTAAAGCAATATAGTCTTGGCTATGGTTTCTTCCAGAATCCGGGGAATACTTATTCAAAGAAACGGCTTCATCTGGATACACTGGCAGAAGTGGCCCCAGTGGCCCCAGTGGCCGGTGTGGCGGCGCCTCCGCCATATCTGTTTACCTATTATGAAATGGATAGTAATATGCCTGAAAGGTTTACAGCTTCGTTGGACCACTGGGGATATTATAACGCCAGCGGTAATACCAGCCTGGTACCAAATATAACGTTCCCCAATGGCAGGGTGGTAGGTAACGGAGCAAACAGGGAACCTCGTTTCGAAGGGGCTGTTCAGGGCGTATTGTCGCGGATCACTTATCCAACCGGTGGTTATACTACCTTTACTTACGAGGACCATGAGGCGTTGCTGAGTGATGATTCCTCCTCGCGCAAAGTCGGCGGCCTCCGGATCCGCGAAATCACGGATTATTCGTATGTCAACAAAAAAGGGACGGTGAAGCGGTATGAATACCTGCAGGAGAACGGCAGAACGAGCGGCCGCAGCGACAATAACTTCCCCCGTTACGATGTCACCACAACCATGCACCGCTGGCCGCCGCCGATTGTTAACCCCGGCACAGAGGACCAGGGGACGGCAAATTATACCGTTTCTGCTAACGCGGTATATGGAATGGGATCTGTGCAGGGCTCACCCATCGGTTACAACCGCGTTACGGAATACCAGTTCGATTTTAACAATTCCCAGCCGTTGGGAAAGACCGTCTACCAGTACCATATAGAGAGTATCAACCAGTTTGATGATCACTTGGGTAACGGAGACCTGGAAAAGAAATCGGTATACGACAATAAAGGAAACCTGCTCAGTGAACTGACCAATACGTATGTTTATCAGATCATTGGAAACGTTCCGCAGACAAGGGTGAAGGTGAAGGATGCGCAGGACAATCTTATCCAGTGGTGCAAGAAACAGGATGCGAACGGTCTGTTCACCTATGAGGGAAGGGGTACGTGGAAGTCCATGAGCGACTGTATAGATACTCGCACCTACTATAAGATCCTGTATGCCGATGGTTATGCCATCTGGGCACAGCAAAAGCAACTGGTGCAGCAGCAGGAAAAGACGTATGACCAGTTGACCGGTGCTTACCTCACCAGTGTGCGGAAAATGGTCTATGGCAGTGATAAACATACTTTTCCTACGCAGATCACAGATCAAACGACCAATAACGAAGAGCTGGTGACAGTGAAGAAATATGCCGGTGACTACACGGGCGTTAATGGCTCCACGGCCGGTATTTTGGCGTTGGTCAATGCAGGAATGCCCGGAACAGAGATCGAGCGTATCCAGTATCGCCAGAATGCCGGCGGCGCCAATAAAAAGCTTATCAGCGGACTTCTGACGTACTATGACAATTACCTGCCGGTACAGACTTTCCGGCTGGAGGCTGCCAATGCGCCCGGTACGTGGACGACTTCTTCCTGGAGCGGTAACAACCTGGTGACGGACAGCCGTTACAAGCCATTGGCCACCTTCAGATATTCCTTTGGCCAGGTGGTAGAGCAAAGTAAAGACAAAGATGCTGTGCAATCCTTTGTAAGGGACTACCCTGACCGCTATCCAACGATGGCGGCCATGAATGCGGGTATCAATGAAATTGCCTATACCGGATTTGAAACAGACGGGCTGTATGGGGGAAGCTGGGTAAATACCGGTGGCCTGTTCGATGCTACCCTGGCCCACACGGGAAAGCGGTCGCTGAAATTTCCTGCGTCCGCGTCTGTTCAGTGTACACTGGGAAGCGCCGTGGCCAGGCCGATGATCGTCAGTTACTGGTCCAGAGGGGGAGCGTTGACCGTTACGCAAAATAGCGCTACCAGTATACCGTTGTCGGCAACAGGTATTACCCGTAATGGCTGGACGCTTTACCTGCATCGCCTCTCCGGCACCACATCGGTGGTACGGCTGGGTGGCGCGAATGTTTGGGTGGATGATATAAGGATATACCCCGCTGATGCACAGGTGACCTCCTACAGCTACGAACCGGGCGTGGGCATTACCAGCACGACCTCCCCGGATAATATCACCACCTTTTATGAATACGACGGGTTGAACCGGCTGATGAATATCCGGGATGACAAAGGCAATATCCTTCAGAATTTTGTGTATAACTACGGGCCGGGCGCTCCTATGACGCCGGGGACTCCCACGCTCTTTTACAACGTGGAGGCGTCCCGGGCGTTTGTAAAGAATGACTGTACACAGGGGGAGCCCACTACAGTAACATACGCAGTGAAATATGGCAGCTATATATCGGCAGTAAGCCAGGCTGATGCGGATGCCAAGGCCACGGCCGAAATCAATGCCAAAGGGCAGGCTTACGCCAACGCACAAGGGAAATGTTTATTCTACAACGTATACCGCTATCAGAATTTCTTTAAAAATGACTGTGCGCCGGACATCGGTAAAATCTATAAGTATGAAGTGCCAGCCCGCAAATGGTCCAGTCCCGTGAGCCAGGCAGCCGCCGATCAGCTGGCGCAGGATGATATTGATGCCAACGGGCAGGCTGCCGCCAACAAATACGGGTCCTGCGCCTGCTCGGGCGAAGGGAAGAAGTTTATCAACGGTGTATGTGAGACGGGGACTATGTACTACCTGTCGAGCGTGCCGGAGAACGGGCAATACCGCTGTACCTATGAGTATCAGTTCAGCGACGGAACTACCAGCGGAACTTATACCAAATTGTCACCCACTAACTGTGTTAATCCCTGA
- a CDS encoding methyltransferase family protein, with amino-acid sequence MNKMNSLYIRHPLYLQRLKKNRPIFMNNPALFTWITLCCWIIFICCWLALRNRTRENIQFRTNRQRWLAATGYVLIFTGLYLPLLTGARLLPAWWSLQATGVLLCIAGIGLCIWSRLLLGVNWSGGVAAKRDHELVTKGPYRVVRHPIYTGFLMALTGTSLVTGGGAAIVVTVVCALGLYLKITREETLLNELFPGAYAAYRQRTRKLIPFLL; translated from the coding sequence ATGAATAAAATGAATAGCCTGTATATCCGTCATCCGCTGTACCTTCAGCGTCTGAAAAAAAACCGTCCTATATTCATGAACAACCCGGCCCTCTTCACCTGGATCACCCTCTGCTGCTGGATCATATTCATCTGTTGCTGGCTCGCCCTCCGGAACCGTACCAGGGAAAACATACAGTTCAGAACGAACCGCCAGCGCTGGCTGGCCGCCACCGGCTACGTGCTCATTTTTACAGGGCTGTACCTTCCGCTGTTGACAGGCGCCCGCCTGCTGCCGGCGTGGTGGTCGCTGCAGGCGACAGGCGTTTTATTGTGTATCGCCGGTATCGGGCTGTGTATCTGGTCCCGGTTACTCCTCGGCGTTAACTGGAGCGGCGGTGTAGCCGCCAAAAGAGACCACGAGCTGGTCACCAAAGGGCCATACCGCGTGGTAAGGCATCCCATCTATACCGGCTTCCTGATGGCGTTGACGGGCACCAGCCTCGTCACCGGCGGAGGAGCGGCCATCGTCGTCACCGTCGTTTGCGCGCTGGGGTTATACCTGAAAATCACCCGGGAAGAAACGCTGCTCAACGAACTTTTCCCCGGCGCCTACGCGGCCTACCGGCAACGGACACGTAAACTGATCCCGTTCCTCCTTTGA
- a CDS encoding DUF3472 domain-containing protein produces the protein MKKAHLIFMLMAAMAISSCAKNMQDALPADAASGNDKKASLVPPASSYAVALAGNGFVTTLPAGGAEVITDNGLGNWTNANSVTSAYFRLGQTGQLNVAVRMKVPSGTSTIKVTINGTAFNKTVTGTAYTDFTIGTVNVTGVGYVKVDLQGVNKTGSYFGDVSHIIISGSATANNVVYANDAANYYWSRRGPSVHLNYPIPAGVDAEWFYNEVTVPAGEDKIGSYFMSNGFNGGYFGIQVNSATERRVLFSIWDPAIGKTTLVRKGPGVVDNAFGGEGTGGQSYLVFNWSVGTTYKFLTRILPDGAGATNFSAWVFTPETGTWRFIATWKRPNTNTYHAGLYSFLENFSDKNGYLGRSGQYNNQWVRSTAGVWTEITSAKFTADATATSDQRRDYAGGVDNATGRFFLKNGGFFADYVNYNTTFTRTATGVAPTVNLNTLP, from the coding sequence ATGAAAAAAGCACACCTTATCTTTATGCTCATGGCTGCCATGGCCATTTCGTCCTGCGCTAAAAATATGCAGGACGCCCTTCCTGCCGATGCCGCTTCCGGTAATGATAAAAAGGCATCGCTTGTTCCTCCCGCTTCCAGTTACGCCGTAGCGCTGGCCGGCAACGGTTTTGTGACCACGCTGCCGGCAGGCGGCGCGGAAGTGATCACCGACAACGGCCTGGGTAACTGGACCAACGCCAACAGTGTCACCAGCGCTTATTTCCGGCTGGGGCAAACCGGCCAGCTGAATGTGGCCGTGCGGATGAAAGTACCTTCCGGCACTAGCACCATCAAAGTGACGATCAACGGTACCGCTTTCAATAAAACGGTTACCGGTACCGCCTATACGGACTTCACGATCGGTACGGTGAATGTTACAGGTGTGGGATATGTAAAGGTAGACCTGCAGGGTGTCAATAAAACCGGCAGCTACTTTGGCGATGTGTCCCATATCATCATCAGTGGCAGCGCCACAGCCAACAACGTAGTGTACGCCAACGACGCCGCGAACTATTACTGGTCCAGGCGCGGTCCTTCCGTGCACCTGAATTATCCTATTCCTGCCGGAGTGGACGCCGAATGGTTTTATAATGAAGTGACCGTGCCGGCAGGCGAAGACAAGATCGGTTCTTACTTTATGAGCAATGGTTTTAACGGCGGTTATTTCGGTATACAGGTGAACAGCGCCACTGAAAGAAGGGTGTTGTTTTCCATCTGGGACCCCGCCATAGGCAAGACGACGCTGGTGCGCAAAGGGCCGGGCGTAGTGGACAATGCTTTCGGCGGCGAAGGTACCGGCGGCCAAAGTTACCTGGTATTTAACTGGTCCGTAGGCACCACCTACAAGTTCCTGACGCGTATCCTACCGGATGGCGCCGGAGCTACCAATTTCTCTGCGTGGGTATTTACACCGGAAACCGGTACATGGCGTTTTATTGCCACCTGGAAGCGACCTAATACCAACACCTATCACGCAGGGTTGTATTCTTTCCTCGAAAATTTCAGCGATAAAAACGGGTACCTCGGCCGGAGCGGCCAGTATAACAATCAGTGGGTACGTTCCACCGCCGGCGTGTGGACGGAGATCACCAGCGCCAAATTTACGGCTGATGCCACCGCTACCAGCGACCAGCGCAGGGATTATGCCGGCGGCGTAGATAATGCCACCGGGCGGTTCTTCCTGAAAAACGGCGGGTTCTTCGCCGATTATGTAAACTACAATACTACTTTTACGCGCACCGCCACAGGGGTAGCGCCAACAGTGAACCTGAACACCTTACCCTGA
- a CDS encoding GNAT family N-acetyltransferase produces MLQLIRTDSGHPDFVSLVRLLDQDLAVRDGSDHAFYAQFNKTDLIKQVVVGYLDGQPVACGAIKPFSEQQAEVKRMFVHPGYRGRGLAGEVLRELEKWAQELGYNACVLETGKKQPEAIALYRKSGYAITDNYGQYIGVDNSVCMRKDLPA; encoded by the coding sequence ATGCTACAACTTATCAGAACAGACTCCGGTCATCCTGACTTCGTATCGCTGGTACGGTTACTGGACCAGGACCTGGCTGTCCGCGACGGCAGCGACCATGCCTTCTACGCCCAATTCAACAAAACAGATCTCATCAAACAGGTGGTGGTAGGTTACCTCGACGGCCAGCCGGTGGCCTGTGGCGCCATCAAGCCGTTTTCTGAACAACAGGCGGAAGTAAAGCGCATGTTTGTGCATCCCGGTTATCGCGGCCGCGGTCTCGCCGGTGAAGTGCTGCGGGAACTGGAAAAATGGGCACAGGAACTCGGCTACAACGCCTGCGTACTGGAAACAGGCAAAAAACAGCCCGAAGCCATCGCGCTCTATCGGAAAAGCGGTTACGCCATCACGGACAACTACGGCCAGTACATCGGCGTAGACAACAGCGTGTGTATGCGGAAAGATTTACCGGCATAA
- a CDS encoding MFS transporter, which yields MIITTSTINRWYALLIVLTAPLLYVIDIFIINIAIPVIKGSLHATDGEVQLVIAAYLLGSACFLITGGRAGDYLGKKKVFFLGMGWFTLTSCICGLAQTPLQLNIARFFQGVSSAFMVTQSISLIQVLFPVAEERAKAIGWYGITLSIAAIIGQMLGGYLAETHGVIEGWRLTFFINLPVGIAAMWAIHRYLPETGRTVGVKFDYAGAVVLTGALGCLIYAITEGREQHWPAWSFVLLALFVVLSLVFVRIQQVRQEDKSALINLRLFKQPAFNIGLLAVLFHFMLHTAYLLMMAVYLQSGLGLSALACGAGFIPHALLFMLSSVVASRLLVRYGRKVLLAGLLMILMSFVVQFSGVDDAAGTISLIALYGLGNGMVLPFLLNIVLDKVPVEDAGAASGIFSTFQQTASGLGISIIGGVFFAALASDTHPDAYTEALQYGLGAGMACLLVVAAMLYCLPQNRTDS from the coding sequence ATGATTATCACTACTTCCACCATCAACAGGTGGTACGCGCTGCTTATTGTCCTGACAGCGCCCCTGTTGTACGTTATCGACATTTTTATCATCAACATCGCCATTCCTGTTATCAAAGGCAGTCTGCATGCCACCGACGGCGAAGTGCAGCTGGTGATTGCCGCTTACCTGCTGGGCAGCGCCTGTTTCCTGATCACCGGCGGCAGGGCGGGTGATTATCTCGGCAAGAAAAAAGTGTTCTTTCTTGGAATGGGTTGGTTTACCCTTACCTCCTGTATCTGTGGACTGGCACAGACGCCGTTACAGTTGAATATTGCCCGTTTTTTCCAGGGGGTGAGTTCCGCGTTTATGGTCACGCAGTCCATTTCGTTGATACAGGTATTGTTTCCCGTAGCTGAAGAGCGGGCCAAAGCCATCGGCTGGTATGGCATTACGCTGAGCATTGCGGCTATTATCGGGCAGATGCTGGGCGGCTACCTGGCGGAGACGCACGGCGTCATTGAAGGGTGGCGGCTGACCTTCTTTATTAACCTGCCGGTAGGTATTGCTGCTATGTGGGCGATCCATCGTTACCTGCCGGAAACAGGCAGGACGGTAGGCGTGAAATTCGATTATGCCGGGGCGGTGGTGCTGACAGGGGCGTTGGGCTGCCTCATTTACGCCATCACGGAAGGGCGGGAGCAGCATTGGCCGGCATGGAGTTTTGTGCTGCTGGCGTTGTTCGTGGTACTGTCACTGGTATTTGTACGGATACAGCAGGTAAGACAGGAAGATAAAAGTGCGCTGATCAATCTTAGGTTGTTTAAACAGCCGGCGTTTAACATCGGGTTGCTGGCGGTGTTGTTTCATTTTATGCTGCATACGGCCTACCTGCTGATGATGGCGGTATACCTGCAAAGTGGCCTGGGACTGTCGGCGCTGGCTTGCGGGGCAGGTTTTATCCCGCATGCGTTGTTGTTTATGCTGTCGTCTGTGGTGGCTTCCCGGTTGCTGGTGAGGTATGGCAGGAAGGTATTACTGGCAGGACTGCTGATGATCTTAATGTCCTTTGTTGTGCAATTTTCAGGTGTCGATGATGCTGCCGGCACCATCTCGCTGATAGCGTTGTACGGGCTGGGTAATGGGATGGTGTTGCCTTTCCTGCTGAACATCGTGCTGGATAAAGTGCCGGTGGAAGATGCCGGCGCTGCTTCCGGTATTTTCTCCACTTTTCAGCAGACGGCGTCGGGGCTGGGCATCAGTATTATCGGCGGTGTGTTTTTCGCTGCGCTGGCATCGGATACACACCCGGACGCCTATACGGAGGCGCTGCAATATGGCTTGGGAGCGGGAATGGCCTGCCTGCTGGTCGTTGCTGCCATGTTGTATTGCCTGCCGCAAAATCGCACTGACAGTTGA